The Candidatus Atribacteria bacterium genome has a window encoding:
- a CDS encoding 50S ribosomal protein L13 encodes MKTYSAKENDISRKWYLIDAEGKILGRLATQIATILRGKNKPTYTPSMDLGDYVVVINAEKIKVTGNKLKGKIYRYHTSYPGGLKSVILETLLRRKPELVVKKAVQGMIPHTKLGRAMIKKLKIYKGNEHPHQAQKLEKIN; translated from the coding sequence GTGAAAACCTACAGCGCAAAAGAAAATGATATTAGCAGAAAATGGTATTTAATTGATGCAGAGGGAAAAATATTGGGCAGATTGGCTACTCAAATAGCTACAATATTAAGAGGAAAGAACAAACCAACCTATACGCCATCCATGGATTTAGGTGATTATGTAGTAGTAATAAATGCTGAAAAGATAAAGGTAACTGGCAATAAACTAAAAGGAAAAATATACAGGTATCATACCTCTTACCCAGGAGGCTTAAAAAGCGTTATCTTGGAAACATTACTAAGGAGAAAACCAGAATTAGTGGTAAAAAAAGCGGTTCAAGGTATGATTCCTCATACAAAATTAGGTAGAGCGATGATCAAAAAGTTAAAAATTTACAAAGGGAATGAACATCCCCATCAAGCTCAAAAATTAGAAAAAATTAACTAA
- a CDS encoding 30S ribosomal protein S9, which yields MSQAKSYGTGRRKSSIARVWLVPGKGSIKINEKTLINYFGRDSLSTIVEKPLELVNKKNELDVFAKVEGGGITGQAGALQHGIARALLQYDSTFRSILKKEGLLTRDARMKERKKYGQKGARARFQFSKR from the coding sequence TTGTCACAGGCAAAAAGTTATGGTACCGGAAGAAGAAAATCTTCAATTGCCAGAGTATGGTTAGTTCCTGGTAAAGGGAGTATAAAAATTAACGAAAAAACATTGATTAATTATTTTGGACGAGATTCTTTATCGACCATTGTGGAGAAACCTTTGGAATTAGTAAATAAAAAAAATGAATTAGATGTGTTTGCGAAAGTAGAAGGAGGGGGTATTACCGGCCAAGCAGGTGCGCTGCAACATGGAATTGCCAGGGCTCTTTTACAATATGATTCTACTTTCCGTTCAATCTTAAAAAAAGAAGGTTTATTAACTCGGGATGCAAGAATGAAAGAAAGAAAAAAATATGGTCAAAAAGGCGCTCGGGCCAGATTCCAATTTTCTAAGAGGTAA